The sequence TTGAGTTAATGAGTCTTCATTAGGCAACTTAGAAGAAGCATGAAGAGGACACAACATGACAAAGTTGTCCTGTTGCAAGAGAGTTGAGAGATCAGAAAGTGTCAGAAATAAACACACTGCTGCATTTGAATCCCGAATTAAAGAACTTTAGTACAAGATACTTAACAGTATCCCATCGACATTGAGGGATCATCTTTGCACATGTGACATGGAAACTCTTGCGACAGCTCTTCTCATAACATCCAAGAGCAGCACCTTTGAGTCCACAGCAGCAGCACTTTATTCTCCTGCTTCTAGTTAACTCAGCTTCAAGATTAATTGCAGTATCATCCTCAAAATAAACATTAGGTGCCCTGCATATAtgattctaaataattaaataatgtcCACTATACCAACATTAGATGCGGGGGGGATAGAGCACTATGGGTTTCAAAGATGCAACTCATCAGGCATTGACGTTTACCAAATATATATGGAAGCACATGATTTATGTAGCCAGATTGTATGCATCATAACAATAATATCTGTAAGAACTGTCGgaaaatttatagattataCAAATATCTTATTAAGTGAAACAAATCGCTAAAAACAGCTTCTGTGCGACATACTGCCTTACAAAACACAAATATCTACAGAAGTAcaaatgcaagaaagtaattTTCTAGCTATTTCTGTGGAAATTATGGCATCCTTAGTAGCTTTATCTAGTAGGACAAAGCAGCTGACTAACTCTATATTTTGTAGAATAAAACAACCAATTACATgacttaaatttataaatgaatagaTCCACAGAATACATGAAACTTCCTCTGTTAGCTCATTTGAAGAATAATCTTACCACTCAGCACAATTTCTATGAGAGTGTATGACCTTGTATCCCCCTCCATAACTGGCAGCTACAGGCCTGCCATTGTAGTAGTGGACCATCTCTCCTGAGGCCTGCAGTTAGGTTTGCACATTTAGAAGTAGAGtaattggaaaaagaaaaatagttatCAGAGACATAGAAAGGAGAAATTTGGAAACTGTGAAACCAAGGGAGCAACAGATACCTCCGATTCTTCTGAAGAAAGACAGAAAGAACATCGAGTTTTACGAGAAAGTGCCTGGCAACTTTGCAGAGCCGCTCCATTTGCTCGATCAAGTTTCCCTAGCATTACTGGATTATTTTGTATTCTTGAACCAGGAATTATTTGAGCCTTTTCAATGAACTGAGTTTGTCTTGTAAAGACATCAGTAACCATTTCAATAGATTGGGTTTCCTTTGTTGAGGTATTACTCTGACCCTCCTGATGGTCAGTAAGTATTCCATCTTCTGAGATACCATGAAAGAAAACTTTCATGTTCTTCTTCTGTCTTAATTTTCTATTGTTTTCTGAACTCAATGCAGAGCTATGTAGCTGGCATTTTCTCTTAACTTCTGAGACGTTCTTACCATCAATCTTAGAAGGGCTTTCTTCTTCATCCTCTGGGTTCTGAACTGCGTCATTTTCTTCAATATCATTGATAATAGATTCCAGTTTCCGTTTCTTCGACCTCAAAGAGTGAGCCCTCCGGCACAAGGTGGAAATCTTCCCACAGATTTTTGTAATGTTccttttaaaatctttatcaCATTGATTTTCACCTACTGAAGACGGCAAATCAGCATCCAATCTTTTGTCACTGAGATTCAGTGATTCTCCTCTAAGAGAAACAGGAAGAACGCTTTCATGTTTTAACTCAGTTGAAGAGGTACCAGAAACAGTCTTCTTTCTGCTCTTCCTATTTTTGTTGAAGTCTAAAGAGTCGCCCTTATTCTCATGCGCTTCCTTCTGCATAgtttctttagtttttcttttcaaattaaaacaagCCTTAAGCTCTTGTTCTACATCTTTCTTAGCACACTTCTTTAGCATTGCTTTCCTAGCAGTCCTACCTCTCCTGTTGGATTTATCATTCACAATTTGAGTATTTGTACTTTTGGGTCCCAGAGTGGATGGTATCGATGAGTCCTCATCTGCAACAGTCATTTTATGTTCTGAGTTTAAGCATTTTTTGTTTCCAATACTGTGTTCATTTGCATTTGAATTCAATAAGGATGCTTCTTGTCTTCTTTCTTGAATTCCATAAATTTCACCAGCATTCTCGTCCTGCTTATGACATGAATTTTAGCATAACCAAATGatttaagcaaaataaaaaatcttaaatagtaaaaattgcATTAGCACTATGAGTACCTGCATCTTAGAAGAACTAAAAGGAGTAGAATAAAGTTCAGGGGAACAAGCTCGCTGCGTCCATTCAAACATTTCACTATCAAAAAAATCTGCATCGTTTGACTTTCCACACACTTCCTCCTGCATAATGTTGGAAAAACACAACATAATTTCATGGCTTAGAACGTAAATGCTAGCTAATTAAAGTCTGTGCACAATATTTACTTTGCTCAAGTCCAATTTGTTTTAAAGCAAGCACTGGTTATTGTCAAACTTAAACAGAACTATAAGCCTCGAATGGCAACTTGAGCATGTATTTGAAGGTAAATTCTAGGAATAGCAGATAGTGTATACAGAATCTCGATcaagtataaaatattaagactACACAACAAGAGGGACATTCATAACTTTGAAGATAATTACCATGTTCTGGACGTTTGACTATGATTTTAGGATAAATTTGAAGACAGTATTAAATCAATCAAGCACTTACTTCTGGGGATAATTTAGAGGGGTACTCGTCATCTGAATCCTTGATGTCGCTAAAAGCAGGAACATGAGGGGGTGTTATATCCAAAAATTGACTGCCGACAGTATGCTGACTTAGCTTCTCTATATCTTCCTCATCTCTCAACCAGAAGAAAGGGGAAAACACAGGTTCACCTTTTTCACTGGGAACAGGATTCTCATTTTGGGCCAGTGAACTGTTCTTGAATCCATCCCTGATGTTTTCAtctgatttaatttctaactTCTCATTTCGTGTTGGGGTTTTCGAAGGAAGAGATTGTGGCACTTGAACTCTTTTCTTGGTTGGGAAGGAAGGTTTTGCAGCAATAGGATCAGAAAACTCCAGAttggatttaaatttttttcttgacCCTTTTCTTTTGCCCATTCTTTGATTTTCTACTGTGTCCTGACAAATCCTCTGGATATCTTCTCTGCGACAATTTGTATTACCTTCTGCTTGTTTCTCTACGTCTATAAGatggggaaaaaaaaaagaacaagaaaaacaaatgaTAGCCCACTTAGTTGCAATCATCATAGGCTCTAATGCAATTAACAGATTATCTGAGAAACTTCATTAAGTATAGAAAACTTTAAGCTCCAGATGAGGAAGCAACATGAGTATAATGAACACAAGAAAGTTATGCCGGAAGAATAAGCAATTTGGAAATAGAAAGTATCAGTTTACTTGCATTATTATgactttataaaaattgacaaTTAAAAGTTCggcaattatttttttctcaagtaCAAATAACAAGGAAAATTAAACACAACTTAATATAGCAGAAAGCATGGGGATGGAGCAGTAAATGTATAAGAATAGTAGATACAATTGTTAAATAAGGGGCATACATTgtctttatctttttagtcCCAACAGCTTTTTATGATGATGGCATGATTTACTTCACATTATGGCATATCCAAGGTGTGCCTCTTGTAACATTACCTAATAATTTAGTTGATGGAGGATCTTGAGTGACAAATATCTGAAATCCTGAAGCAGCTTCCATACTTTTGTAAATATTCACTAAATTATCCATGTGTGGAGCAGCTCGAACCTCTGCAGCAGAATCATGAACAAGCtaaaaatataaggaaatTACTCATTCCattttccttcattttaaGACCAGATATCCAATTTAGATTCTTAGAcagattattatttatatgtcTCAAGCCAATCAAGCAACCCCAGAAATCCAGCATTCTTTAACATAAACGCTATGCACAAGAATATCATGCTTCCTAAAATGCAAATTTAAGTAGACAAGTAAGGTATCTTTATCTCTATATTTTGcgataaaatatgattttgaaaaCTTTAAATCGATACCCACATAGTACTAGCTCAATAAATAACAATTCATATCAATTTATGTAAAATGAAATCAACGCGTACCTCTACGCTGATATGGCACTTTACAAACGGGACAGTTGGAACCTGATTTCATCGACTTCACAATACAAGAACTGAAATAAAATCAGAacataataattcattttcccgtttttctttactatttttaataagaaatcttactgaaaagaaaaatagaaagaaaagagctTACTTGCAGAATATATGGTTGCAGGTAAGGGAAACAGCAGAATTAAGTAGACTCAAGCTGCAAACAAATTAGGAAGAGCAATAAAATGCATATCCTGGAGTTATAGtttctaaaagataatttaaacAAACAAACTGATGAATCAAAGAACTCAATAACCAGATTTGAATGTAAAATTACCAGATGGGACATTTAAGCTCTGTTCCCATTTTCTCGAGGTGAATTGGATCTCCCATTTTTAGCTTCAAAAGTTGACACTGCTTTCTTTAGagatttgttttatttgtttctagagagaaagagaagagagaatATGGGATTTGGAGAAAAGAGAGGta comes from Ricinus communis isolate WT05 ecotype wild-type chromosome 5, ASM1957865v1, whole genome shotgun sequence and encodes:
- the LOC8286057 gene encoding protein BREAST CANCER SUSCEPTIBILITY 1 homolog isoform X2, producing MKSGSNCPVCKVPYQRREVRAAPHMDNLVNIYKSMEAASGFQIFVTQDPPSTKLLDVEKQAEGNTNCRREDIQRICQDTVENQRMGKRKGSRKKFKSNLEFSDPIAAKPSFPTKKRVQVPQSLPSKTPTRNEKLEIKSDENIRDGFKNSSLAQNENPVPSEKGEPVFSPFFWLRDEEDIEKLSQHTVGSQFLDITPPHVPAFSDIKDSDDEYPSKLSPEEEVCGKSNDADFFDSEMFEWTQRACSPELYSTPFSSSKMQDENAGEIYGIQERRQEASLLNSNANEHSIGNKKCLNSEHKMTVADEDSSIPSTLGPKSTNTQIVNDKSNRRGRTARKAMLKKCAKKDVEQELKACFNLKRKTKETMQKEAHENKGDSLDFNKNRKSRKKTVSGTSSTELKHESVLPVSLRGESLNLSDKRLDADLPSSVGENQCDKDFKRNITKICGKISTLCRRAHSLRSKKRKLESIINDIEENDAVQNPEDEEESPSKIDGKNVSEVKRKCQLHSSALSSENNRKLRQKKNMKVFFHGISEDGILTDHQEGQSNTSTKETQSIEMVTDVFTRQTQFIEKAQIIPGSRIQNNPVMLGKLDRANGAALQSCQALSRKTRCSFCLSSEESEASGEMVHYYNGRPVAASYGGGYKVIHSHRNCAEWAPNVYFEDDTAINLEAELTRSRRIKCCCCGLKGAALGCYEKSCRKSFHVTCAKMIPQCRWDTDNFVMLCPLHASSKLPNEDSLTQERIRKKCIPKRQQSNQCNQVDLKDVSTCPSWNSSLTPDNLILCCSGLTVEEREIVSEFQRLSGVTVFKNWDLSVTHVIASTDVNGACKRTLKILMGILEGKWILNIEWVKACMNAMKPVQEDPFEVLVDIHGIRDGPRLGRIRILKKQPKIFEGLQFYFMGDFVASYKGYIQDLIFAGGGTILHRKPLPGAEGASSPSTFIIYSTELPDKCDIKKKDMILNRRKADAEALASGTEAKAVSNSWVLNSIAACRLQDFSQ
- the LOC8286057 gene encoding protein BREAST CANCER SUSCEPTIBILITY 1 homolog isoform X1, whose product is MGDPIHLEKMGTELKCPICLSLLNSAVSLTCNHIFCNSCIVKSMKSGSNCPVCKVPYQRREVRAAPHMDNLVNIYKSMEAASGFQIFVTQDPPSTKLLDVEKQAEGNTNCRREDIQRICQDTVENQRMGKRKGSRKKFKSNLEFSDPIAAKPSFPTKKRVQVPQSLPSKTPTRNEKLEIKSDENIRDGFKNSSLAQNENPVPSEKGEPVFSPFFWLRDEEDIEKLSQHTVGSQFLDITPPHVPAFSDIKDSDDEYPSKLSPEEEVCGKSNDADFFDSEMFEWTQRACSPELYSTPFSSSKMQDENAGEIYGIQERRQEASLLNSNANEHSIGNKKCLNSEHKMTVADEDSSIPSTLGPKSTNTQIVNDKSNRRGRTARKAMLKKCAKKDVEQELKACFNLKRKTKETMQKEAHENKGDSLDFNKNRKSRKKTVSGTSSTELKHESVLPVSLRGESLNLSDKRLDADLPSSVGENQCDKDFKRNITKICGKISTLCRRAHSLRSKKRKLESIINDIEENDAVQNPEDEEESPSKIDGKNVSEVKRKCQLHSSALSSENNRKLRQKKNMKVFFHGISEDGILTDHQEGQSNTSTKETQSIEMVTDVFTRQTQFIEKAQIIPGSRIQNNPVMLGKLDRANGAALQSCQALSRKTRCSFCLSSEESEASGEMVHYYNGRPVAASYGGGYKVIHSHRNCAEWAPNVYFEDDTAINLEAELTRSRRIKCCCCGLKGAALGCYEKSCRKSFHVTCAKMIPQCRWDTDNFVMLCPLHASSKLPNEDSLTQERIRKKCIPKRQQSNQCNQVDLKDVSTCPSWNSSLTPDNLILCCSGLTVEEREIVSEFQRLSGVTVFKNWDLSVTHVIASTDVNGACKRTLKILMGILEGKWILNIEWVKACMNAMKPVQEDPFEVLVDIHGIRDGPRLGRIRILKKQPKIFEGLQFYFMGDFVASYKGYIQDLIFAGGGTILHRKPLPGAEGASSPSTFIIYSTELPDKCDIKKKDMILNRRKADAEALASGTEAKAVSNSWVLNSIAACRLQDFSQ